The genomic stretch CGTCCTCGGACCACATGAAGTAGTAGGTGCCCTGCCGCTTCACGACGAACGAGCCCTCACGGAAGTTCGCCGGCGTGATGTCCCGCACCCCCGCCGGGTCGAACGACACCATGTCGTCGTCGAGCGGCACGACATAGCCCCGGCCGTTGCCCCAGTAGAGATACGACGTCCCGTCGTCGTCCGTGAACACCGCCGGGTCGATCATCTGGCCGCTCCAGGCACCGCCCTTGGCCACGAGCGGCTCGCCCAGCGCGTCCTTGAACGGACCGGCGGGGGAGTCGGCCTCCGCCACGCCGATCTGCTGCTCGGCGCAGAAGTAGAAGTAGTACTTGCCGTCCCGCTCGGCGATAGCGGGTGCCCAGGCGTATTTCTCCGCCCAGGAGACGTCCGGGCCCAGGTCGAGAACGACTCCGTGGTCCTTCCAGTGCACCAAGTCCTTGGAGGAGTACGCCTTGAACTGCATCCCGCCCCAGCCCCGGAAGCCGTCGGTCGTCGGGTAGATCCAGTACTCGCCGTCCATGTAGCGCACATCGGGGTCGGCGTTCAGCCCCGGCAGGACCGGACTCCGGGTCGGCACCGCCTCCACGGTCCACGTGCGGGTGGTCCCGTCCGCTGCGGTGACGGTGTACGTCTGCGGTGTGCGGAAGTCGCGGCGCGTCCCGGACTTGGGGCTGACGGTGGCGTCCTCACCGACCCAGAGCTTCGGGGCGAGGTGCCTGAGGTCGGCGTCCGGCCGCATCGGCAGCACGACCTTGCTCGCCGACTCGGTGACGACGGCGTACCCCTTCTGCCCGCGCGCCGTCGCGTCCACGACGGATGCGGGGCTCTCCGGGTAGGCGGCGAGGAGACGGTCGTACTCCGCCTGGGTCACCGGGATGACCGTGCCGTGCCGCGGGCTCGCGGGGAGCTGGTAGTCGGTGGACGGGGTCCACCGGCCGGAGTCGAGGTCGGTCGTCTCGAAGGGGAGATAGCCGCGGCCGCCGTACTCGTCGATGAACAGGTACCACTTCTCCTGGGTGTTGGACTTGAACACCGTCGGCCCCTCACCGCGGTCCATCGCCCCGCTGCCGATGCAGTCCGCGACGAAGTCGTACGACGTCGAGGTGAGCGAGGTGGACTTCTCGCCGGTGATGAACTTCGAGCAGGGGCTGGAGGAGCCGGGGTCCCGTTCGTCCTTGGTGTAGCGGTAGTACGTGCCCTGGTGCGCGACGACCGTGGAGTCGATCACCGAATAGCCGGGGTCGTTCCACACCTTGGGCTCGCTGAAGGTGCGGAAGTCCTTCGTCGTCGCGTACAGCATCTTGTTGTACGTCGAGCCGGTGTGCTCGGGGTCGTCCTCGGCGTACAGCTTGGACGCCCAGAAGACGACGTACTCACCGAGGGTCTCGTCCCAGTACGCCTCCGGCGCCCACGTGTTGCCCGCGGTGTCGGGGGAGACCTTCACCAGGCGCTGGTCGGTCCAGTGGACCAGGTCGGTGGACTCCCAGACCATGACGGACTTGCTGCCGTGCCGCTGCACCTGGTCCCAACTGCCGCTGGAATTGCGATACATGCGCAGATCCGTCGCGATCATGAAGAACTTGTCGCCCTCGGGGGAGCGGATCACGAACGGGTCCCGCAGACCCTTCTCGCCGATGGTGGACGTCAGCACCGGCTTGCCCGCGTTCAGCTCACGCCAGTGCAGGGCGTCGTTGCCGCGGCTGAGGGCGTAGCGGATCTGCTCGCCGTCGGCGGTGCCCTCGCCGGTGAAGTAGGCGAAGAGATAACCGGCGTACTTCGGGTGCTTCACGGGTGGTGCTCCTGAGTCGGCGGTGCCGGGCGGGGCGGTGAGCAGGGCCAGGAGGAGTGAGAGGCAGGCGACGAGCAGCAGGCGAGGGCGCATGTCGGTCCAGTCCTGTGGGGGAGTGGGGGATTCTGTTGGAAGGTGCGCGCCTTCGGAGTCTCACCAGCGGGAAACAGCACGTCAATCGGTAGCGGCGGGATGAGGGGCAGCGAAAGTTTCGCTCGTTTTCGCTGGGACACGGCAACCTCCCCGGGGCCGGTGACGACTGCTGGGCGTCCCCATCCCCTAGGAAAGGAACGCCCCGTGCGGTACAGCACCGGACGCCACCGCAGGACCCGCACCCTCTCCATCGCCGCCGCCGTGGCCGTCGCCGCGGGGGCGGGCGGCGTCTACCTCGGCCTCTCCGAAGGCGGCGCCGAGGCCGCCTCGACGACGGTCACCGTCTCCACCACCGCACAGCTCCAGTCGGCCGTCACGAGCGCGGTCGCCGGGACCACGATCCAGGTCCGCGGCGGCACCTACACGCCGACGGCCACGATCAAGTCCACGGCGAACGGCACGAGTTCGGCACGGATCACGTTGAAGGCGTACGGCGGTGAGAAGGTGAAGATCGACGGCTCCAAGCTGGCCGACGGCTCCTGGCTGGCCGGGATCTACGGCGACTACTGGACCGTCTCCGGGATCACCTTCCAGAACTCCCCGGCCCAGGGCTTCGTCGCCACCTCCTCCGTGGGCGGCGTCTTCAAGAACCTCGTCACCGCGAACAACGGCGACTCCGGGTTCACCCTGCGCGGCGACGGCACCAGCGACAACCTCGTGCAGAACCTGGACAGTTACGGCAACTACGACCCGGCCGAGCACGGGCAGAATGCCGACGGCATCGCGGTGAAGTTCGGCTCCGGGACGGGCAACCGGATCACCGGGGCGCGGCTGTACAACAACTCCGATGACGGCCTCGACCTGTGGCAGTTCTCCTCGCCGATCACCATCGACCACTCCTGGGCCTTCGGCAACGGCAAGAACCGCTGGGGCGACGGCGCCTTCGAGGGCAACGGCAACGGGTACAAGCTGGGCGGCGGGGGCGTCACGGTCGCGCATGTCGTCAACAACGACGCGGCCTGGGACAACACGCTGAACGGCTTCACCGAGAACTCCAACCCGGGCGCGATCGTGCTGAACCGGAACACCGCGTACTCCAACGCCGAGGCCGGCTTCTACTTCGCCACGGGCAAGGCACGGCTCGCGCGGAACCTGGCGGTCAGCAACAAGGGCGGGCTGTCGAAGCTGGGTTCGGGGACGGTGTCGGCCGCGAACAACTGGGACAGTGGGGTGGCCACGCCGGGCTTCAAGTCGGTCGATGCGGCCGGCGCGTACGGTGCTCGCAAGGCGGACGGGTCGCTGCCGACGACGACCTTCCTGACCACCGGATCCACCACCATCGGCGCCACGATGAACTGACCCTGGACAGACAGGAAAACGCCCCCGCCGGTCGTCACCGGCGGGGGCGCTTCTTCTGCTGACCGAGGGGGGCTCAGGCCAGCAGGTCCCTGGGGCTACTGGTACGTGATGTCAGACGCCGTGAAGCGGCACGACGTTCCGTCCGGGCCGACGCCGATCTGGGTCGGCTCGGCACCGGTGTTGTTGCCCTTGAAGCGGACGCACGTCTTGATCTTCTTGGCGCTGTCGCCGTGGATCCGGACCTTGCGCAGCGACGCCGTGTCACCGTAGTTGGCGTTGATGCCCGCGATCGAGTTCATCGGCGCGGTGACATCCACGTCGTTGATGATGACCGTGCGCTTGTACTGCGTGGAGCAGTTGCCGCAAGTGCGCACCAGCTTGCCGGAGTCGGCGACCTGGAACTTGCTCACGACCAGCTTGCCCGCGCCGTTGAACTGGAGGACCTTGTCCGAGCCGTTCTTCGCGCCGCCGCCGTAGACCGTGTACACCGACGAGGTGGACTTGCCCTTGAAGGTCGCCGCGTCCTCGCCGACGTCCAGCCACCACACGTTCTGAAGCGTGCACGAGCCCATGCAGTGCACACCGTCGGCGGCGGGGGTACCGATGATCACGTTCTTCAGGACCGCGCCGTCGGCCAACTGGAAGACCGGGTCCTGGCCCTCGTCCTGGCTGTCGCCGCCGAGCGCGCCGCTGCCGTAGAACTTCTTGTAGCCGCCGTCGTATGTGCCCGAGACCTTGATGGTGCTGCTCACAGCCTGGCTGCCCTTGGCGGTCGGCCAAGTGGACGCGGCGCCCGCGGAGGACAGCATCGTCGTGGTGACGATCGCCGCGCCGGTGATGCCGAGCGCCGACGCCCCGGCGATCACCGCCCGCCGCTTGCTGACCTTGCGGCGGTGGCGGACGTGCTGTTCAGCTGGTGCAGTCATGCCCGTTCCTTGCGTGGGGAGTTGTTCCTTGCGCTACCTGGTCGCCACGGGTCAGGAATGGGTTGCCGGGTTGGGAGAAGTTTTTCTACGAGTCGCCTTCGGCGGCCGCGTCGTCGCCCTTGCGCGGCGCGAAGTCGCCCGCCACGGACAGCTCTTCGTCGCCCGCGCGGGCCGTCGCCGCGTAGCCGTCGGCCTGCGCGTCCCGGCCGCCGCGCTCATGGTCGTACTGTCCCGCGAACACCCACTCGCCCGCGCCGACCGTACGGCCCTCCTTGAGCACCCAGGTGTAGACGAGGAAGCCGTCCCGCTCGCCGACCGTCAGCTCGAAGTCGTCCTCGGGCAGTGAGCGCCAGGCGCCGGTGGAGGTCACCCCGCCGGTCTGCGCCACCTTCAACTCGACCGTCAGTTCGGTCAGTTGCTGCTCGGTCTTCAGGGTCACATTGCTCTGCGCCCAGAAGTCGTTGCTGTGCGGGTCGACCGAGCCGTCCGACCACAGCGGGCCGTCCTCCGCACCGGCGGCCGGAGGCTTGACGGACTGTGTCGGCGGTGCCGTGGCCGGCGGGGAACTCGGCTCGCGGGACTTCTCGGAGGACTCCGGCGTCGGGTCGGCCGGGGGCGCCGGCGGGGCGGGGGTGCGGCTGGTGGCGTCCGGGGAGGGCGTGGGCGTGGGCGTGGTGGCCACCGTCTGCTGCGGGGTGTCCTCCTTCACCGCCGACGCCACCGCGTAACCGCCGATGGCGAGCACGCCCGCGACCGCCGCCGTGGCGCTGACCACCCGCACCCAGCCGAACACCGGCGGGCGGGTGGCCCGGTGGTCGGGCCCGGCCTGCTCGGACATACCGCGCTCGATCCGGGCGAGGATGCGCTCACGGTTCGGCTCGTGCGCCTCGGCCGCCTCGTGCAGCCGGGCGCGCAGCTCGTCGTGCACGTCCCGCTGCATCGTCATCGGTCCCTTCCCGCGGCGTCACCGGTGCGCGCCATCGCCGCATGCATCCTGAGCGGTGCGGCCTTGGGGCCGAGCAGTCGCTGGAGTTCCGCCATCCCCTTCGAGGTCTGGCTCTTCACCGTACCCACCGAGACACCCAGGGCGAGCGCGGTGTCCTTCTCCGAGAGGTCGAAGGCGTGCCGCAGCACCACACAGGCCCGCTTGCGGAACGGCAGTCTACGCAGCGCCTCCTGCACGTCGACCACACCGGCCACGTCCGGGTTCTCGGTCTTCTCCCCGCGCTGCGACCAGAACAGGGCCATCCGGCGCCGCTCGCGCACCGCGCTGCGGATCCGGGTGCGGGCGAGGTTGGCGACCACGCCGCGGGCGTAGGCGACGGGGTGGTCGGCCGCGCGGACCCGGTCCCAGCGGTGCCACAGCGCCAGCAGGGCGTCCGCGGCCAGATCGTCGGCGGCGTCCGCCTCACCCGTCAACAGGTGGGCCAGGCGCGAGAGTTCGGCGTAGTGGCGCTCGAAGAAGGCATGGAACTCCACCGAGGCTGCGTCGTCGACGACTGTGCCCACGGGCGACCTCTCCTGCCTGTGAGTGTGTGGATCTTGTGATCGAGATGCGGAAGCGTAGCAGTGGTCGAACACCTGGTTCGTACGGGGTCTCGAACAGCGTGTGGCGGATCGTACGTGAACTGCGCTGATTCCGTAACACGGGGAAAACCTGAACCCGGTTCAACAGGGGAACAATCCAGCCAGCATCCGCACACCGATCATTCAGGCAGCAAGGAGCCACATGAGCAGCGTCGA from Streptomyces davaonensis JCM 4913 encodes the following:
- a CDS encoding family 43 glycosylhydrolase, which gives rise to MRPRLLLVACLSLLLALLTAPPGTADSGAPPVKHPKYAGYLFAYFTGEGTADGEQIRYALSRGNDALHWRELNAGKPVLTSTIGEKGLRDPFVIRSPEGDKFFMIATDLRMYRNSSGSWDQVQRHGSKSVMVWESTDLVHWTDQRLVKVSPDTAGNTWAPEAYWDETLGEYVVFWASKLYAEDDPEHTGSTYNKMLYATTKDFRTFSEPKVWNDPGYSVIDSTVVAHQGTYYRYTKDERDPGSSSPCSKFITGEKSTSLTSTSYDFVADCIGSGAMDRGEGPTVFKSNTQEKWYLFIDEYGGRGYLPFETTDLDSGRWTPSTDYQLPASPRHGTVIPVTQAEYDRLLAAYPESPASVVDATARGQKGYAVVTESASKVVLPMRPDADLRHLAPKLWVGEDATVSPKSGTRRDFRTPQTYTVTAADGTTRTWTVEAVPTRSPVLPGLNADPDVRYMDGEYWIYPTTDGFRGWGGMQFKAYSSKDLVHWKDHGVVLDLGPDVSWAEKYAWAPAIAERDGKYYFYFCAEQQIGVAEADSPAGPFKDALGEPLVAKGGAWSGQMIDPAVFTDDDGTSYLYWGNGRGYVVPLDDDMVSFDPAGVRDITPANFREGSFVVKRQGTYYFMWSEDDTRSENYHVAYATGPSPLGPWTERGTILSKRPEYGIKGTGHHSVVNTPGTDDWYVVYHRFALNGPGRPGGDGTHRETTIDRLRFTADGLIEPVVPTLESIRPVRGR
- a CDS encoding right-handed parallel beta-helix repeat-containing protein; the encoded protein is MRYSTGRHRRTRTLSIAAAVAVAAGAGGVYLGLSEGGAEAASTTVTVSTTAQLQSAVTSAVAGTTIQVRGGTYTPTATIKSTANGTSSARITLKAYGGEKVKIDGSKLADGSWLAGIYGDYWTVSGITFQNSPAQGFVATSSVGGVFKNLVTANNGDSGFTLRGDGTSDNLVQNLDSYGNYDPAEHGQNADGIAVKFGSGTGNRITGARLYNNSDDGLDLWQFSSPITIDHSWAFGNGKNRWGDGAFEGNGNGYKLGGGGVTVAHVVNNDAAWDNTLNGFTENSNPGAIVLNRNTAYSNAEAGFYFATGKARLARNLAVSNKGGLSKLGSGTVSAANNWDSGVATPGFKSVDAAGAYGARKADGSLPTTTFLTTGSTTIGATMN
- a CDS encoding pectate lyase — its product is MTAPAEQHVRHRRKVSKRRAVIAGASALGITGAAIVTTTMLSSAGAASTWPTAKGSQAVSSTIKVSGTYDGGYKKFYGSGALGGDSQDEGQDPVFQLADGAVLKNVIIGTPAADGVHCMGSCTLQNVWWLDVGEDAATFKGKSTSSVYTVYGGGAKNGSDKVLQFNGAGKLVVSKFQVADSGKLVRTCGNCSTQYKRTVIINDVDVTAPMNSIAGINANYGDTASLRKVRIHGDSAKKIKTCVRFKGNNTGAEPTQIGVGPDGTSCRFTASDITYQ
- a CDS encoding SigE family RNA polymerase sigma factor, with amino-acid sequence MGTVVDDAASVEFHAFFERHYAELSRLAHLLTGEADAADDLAADALLALWHRWDRVRAADHPVAYARGVVANLARTRIRSAVRERRRMALFWSQRGEKTENPDVAGVVDVQEALRRLPFRKRACVVLRHAFDLSEKDTALALGVSVGTVKSQTSKGMAELQRLLGPKAAPLRMHAAMARTGDAAGRDR